DNA sequence from the SAR324 cluster bacterium genome:
GGAAGAGCTTTCTCGATCATATCGGTCATCAGGTTGAGCAAGTGCTCTCCAGCCAGGGAAGATTTGCGGAAATGAGAGCGAAAAACGGCGATCTTCATCGCATACTCTTCTTCCAGTTCACAGAAGGTCAGCCCGGGAATGGTGCTGTCACCGAATTGGTCGAAGGGAAAGATAAGGCTGATACCCGCACCATGTTTGACAAACTGATAGATATCTCCTGTAGACCGGGTTGAGAGTTTGATCCGGCATTCGACCTGATGCAGCTTGAGCAACTTTTCCACCTCATGGCGGACGTAGCTGCCGATAGGAAATGCGATAAGATCCTCTCCGTGCAAGTCACGCAGATGGACTCTTTTTCGTGTTGCCAGTCGGTGCGTTGATGGCATCACGCAGACCATGCGGACTTCAAAGATCTTCACAATTTCGATTTCTCGGCGATCAATCGGTAAATTGGCCAACCCAATGTCATATTGCCGTGTATGAATCCAGTCAAGCACAACAGTCCTCGGGTGACTCTCGACTTCAACGTTGATCTGTGGGTAGTGTTCCCAGAAGCGTTGCAAGACCTTTGGGAGCATCAAATGGGCAACCCCAGGCATAGCGATGATGCGTAAATTGCCTTGACGCAGCATTCGGATGGATTCTGCGGTTTTGTCCAGTTCCCGAAGGCCA
Encoded proteins:
- a CDS encoding LysR substrate-binding domain-containing protein yields the protein MNYRQLEAFQAVFRAGSFTLAGKLLFVSQPAVSRLILELEQEIGFKLFERHKNGLQPTPEGQLFFDEVEQSFIGLRELDKTAESIRMLRQGNLRIIAMPGVAHLMLPKVLQRFWEHYPQINVEVESHPRTVVLDWIHTRQYDIGLANLPIDRREIEIVKIFEVRMVCVMPSTHRLATRKRVHLRDLHGEDLIAFPIGSYVRHEVEKLLKLHQVECRIKLSTRSTGDIYQFVKHGAGISLIFPFDQFGDSTIPGLTFCELEEEYAMKIAVFRSHFRKSSLAGEHLLNLMTDMIEKALP